GAGCTGGTGGGGATAGCGGGTGAGGACAGTGGCGGGCAGGCCGACGCGCGCGAGTTCCGCAGTGACGTCGGTGACAGGCCGGCCGGCTTCGCGCAGTGGCTCGGCGATGAGTTGCCGGACGGTCATCCGGGGGTTGAGGGCGGCGTAGGGGTTCTGGAAGACGATCTGTACCTGGTGGCGCAGCCGCCGCAACTCCTTGCGGCGCAGCCCGGCGAGCGGGCGGCCCGCGATGTGCACGGTGCCGGAGGTGGGCGGGATCAGGCCCAGCACGCAGCGCGCGAGGGTGGTCTTGCCCGACCCCGACTCACCTACCAGCGCGTGTACTTCTCCTGCGGTGATGTTGAGGTCGACGCCGGCGACAGCGGTGTGCGAGCCGAAGGTCTTGACGAGCTGCTGTACGTCGAGGATCACGCGGGGACTCCCTTCGGCTGGGTGAGGTGGCAGGCGCTTGCCCGCGCTCCGGCGGCGTTGAGAGGCGGCGGGGTGGCGCATGCCTCGGTGGTGTGGGCACAGCGGTCGGCGAAGGGGCAGCCGGTGAGGAGGTCGGGGCGGTCAGGCACGCTGCCGGGGATGGAGGGCAGCGCTTTGCCGGGGGCGGCCCGGTCGGG
The sequence above is a segment of the Streptomyces sp. NBC_01255 genome. Coding sequences within it:
- a CDS encoding ABC transporter ATP-binding protein, whose translation is MILDVQQLVKTFGSHTAVAGVDLNITAGEVHALVGESGSGKTTLARCVLGLIPPTSGTVHIAGRPLAGLRRKELRRLRHQVQIVFQNPYAALNPRMTVRQLIAEPLREAGRPVTDVTAELARVGLPATVLTRYPHQLSGGQCQRVAIARALAVGPSLLVLDEPTSALDVSVQAQILNLLLDLREHSDLAFLLITHDLGVVRHIADRVSVMLHGELVETGPTAQVLDSPQHPYTRRLLDAVPGLRPPDDTPPSTPAAATAQGALQ